A genomic stretch from Acidimicrobiia bacterium includes:
- a CDS encoding response regulator, whose protein sequence is MSEGLKVLLAEDSPVIQRMLSVTLAKEGHSVESVGNGRDAVAAVQFNTFDLILMDLRMPEMDGFEAAREIRRLSIPQPPILALTGDDDAATRQACLDAGMNGHLSKPIVLHDMLKMIATFTRA, encoded by the coding sequence ATGTCGGAAGGTCTGAAAGTACTCCTTGCTGAAGACAGCCCGGTCATTCAGCGGATGCTGTCCGTGACCCTGGCCAAGGAAGGCCATTCGGTCGAGTCGGTCGGCAATGGACGCGACGCGGTTGCGGCCGTGCAGTTCAACACATTTGACCTCATCCTCATGGACCTGCGAATGCCGGAGATGGACGGATTCGAGGCTGCGAGGGAGATCCGCCGGCTTTCCATCCCCCAGCCGCCGATCCTGGCATTGACCGGAGACGACGACGCCGCGACCCGGCAAGCCTGCCTTGATGCCGGCATGAACGGCCACCTCTCAAAACCAATCGTCCTGCACGACATGCTCAAGATGATCGCAACCTTCACCCGGGCCTAG